From the genome of Pseudomonadota bacterium, one region includes:
- a CDS encoding biopolymer transporter ExbD: MIGGKHDGAGEAKEIVLNLTPMIDILTCLLFFLLLGYRSQSVMLEGAQGLALPPSHSDKGLVVTLTVTASQNEIKLMDSHVMRLRKGEIAPQDLQGNKIVPLYTRMARLLQLKKLKPDDAFVLLLADKHLRSDVITKIMKTCGMAGMPNFNLGVARP, from the coding sequence ATGATAGGCGGCAAGCACGATGGGGCGGGTGAGGCCAAGGAGATTGTCCTCAACCTCACGCCGATGATCGACATTCTGACCTGTCTGCTCTTCTTCCTGCTCCTCGGCTATCGCTCGCAGTCGGTGATGCTGGAGGGCGCCCAGGGGCTCGCGCTGCCGCCCTCGCATTCGGATAAGGGCCTCGTCGTGACCCTGACCGTGACGGCCAGCCAGAACGAGATCAAGCTGATGGACTCGCACGTGATGCGCCTGCGCAAGGGCGAGATCGCGCCCCAGGACCTGCAGGGCAACAAGATCGTGCCCCTCTACACGCGGATGGCGCGGCTGCTCCAGCTCAAGAAGCTCAAGCCCGACGATGCGTTTGTGTTGCTGCTCGCGGACAAGCACCTGCGCAGCGACGTGATCACGAAGATCATGAAGACCTGCGGCATGGCCGGTATGCCGAACTTCAATCTCGGCGTCGCGCGACCCTAG
- a CDS encoding biopolymer transporter ExbD — MSGGHGGGFSGASDEEDEIYLNLTPMIDILTCLLFFLLISFGAVIIALINASVPVLSDGDADPNASRAKVTMGLQITESGMVVSASHDTMSEAELAGLRKTLPKRAGDYDYEGLHQHLLGVKKKYPNSSTIVITPAPAVLYEAVVKAMDASRDREGGTKRRPLRVPVFPEAVVSTIVE; from the coding sequence TTGAGCGGCGGGCACGGCGGCGGTTTCAGCGGTGCGTCGGATGAGGAGGATGAGATCTATCTCAACCTCACGCCGATGATCGACATTTTGACCTGTCTGCTCTTCTTCCTGCTGATCTCCTTCGGCGCGGTGATCATCGCGCTGATCAACGCCAGCGTGCCGGTGCTCAGCGACGGCGACGCCGACCCCAACGCCAGCCGCGCCAAGGTGACGATGGGCCTCCAGATCACCGAGAGCGGGATGGTGGTCAGCGCCAGTCACGACACGATGAGCGAGGCCGAGCTGGCGGGTCTGCGCAAGACGCTGCCAAAACGCGCCGGCGACTATGACTACGAGGGTTTGCACCAGCATCTGCTGGGCGTGAAGAAGAAGTACCCCAACTCGAGCACGATCGTGATCACGCCGGCGCCGGCCGTCCTCTATGAGGCGGTGGTCAAGGCGATGGACGCCTCGCGCGACCGGGAGGGTGGGACGAAGCGGCGGCCGCTACGCGTGCCGGTCTTCCCCGAGGCCGTCGTCTCGACGATCGTGGAGTGA
- a CDS encoding MotA/TolQ/ExbB proton channel family protein, giving the protein MSGILAVFNEGGPFMYTILAVSIYALAAIMHKAYLLWFRLRLAEDELTGAIFSQIANNNYARALQYCNTKVHPLTSILKAVLLRANKSEKEIRRAVEVAAAKEIPKFKRGVAFLPHLANIATMVGLLGTIRGLIIAFSGMEGGDAVKRQEALSAGIAIAFRATFFALSVAAALVFFFVVLSSKQNKLLERMEHAVTSVVDMIVTKNSRAAAAPRKEG; this is encoded by the coding sequence ATGAGCGGAATTCTAGCGGTGTTCAACGAGGGCGGCCCCTTCATGTACACGATCCTCGCCGTGTCGATCTATGCCCTGGCGGCGATCATGCACAAAGCCTACCTGTTATGGTTTCGGCTGCGCTTGGCCGAGGACGAGCTGACGGGGGCGATCTTCAGCCAGATCGCCAACAACAACTACGCGCGCGCCCTGCAGTACTGCAACACAAAGGTCCATCCGCTGACCTCGATCCTCAAGGCCGTGCTGCTGCGCGCCAACAAGTCGGAGAAGGAAATCCGCCGCGCGGTCGAGGTCGCCGCGGCCAAGGAGATCCCGAAGTTCAAGCGCGGCGTCGCCTTCCTGCCGCATCTGGCGAATATCGCCACGATGGTCGGCTTGCTCGGGACGATTCGCGGACTGATCATCGCCTTCTCCGGGATGGAGGGCGGTGACGCCGTCAAGCGCCAGGAGGCGCTCTCTGCCGGTATCGCGATCGCCTTCCGCGCGACCTTCTTCGCGCTCTCGGTGGCGGCTGCACTCGTGTTCTTCTTCGTCGTGCTCAGCAGCAAGCAGAACAAGCTGCTGGAGCGGATGGAGCATGCCGTCACCTCGGTGGTCGACATGATCGTGACCAAGAACTCCCGCGCCGCAGCGGCGCCGCGCAAAGAGGGCTAG
- a CDS encoding DUF47 domain-containing protein, with amino-acid sequence MFGRLLPKEPSFFSYFEQHAELTLRGVREFQGLATEGIGRGHSQRILEIEHQADGVTHRCIEALHRTFITPLDRDDIHQLISRMDDILDHVEAAAERITLYEVRELMPEVRDFAAVLVRAVEHVQRAVRSLGDKRRTKEVLEICIEINRIENEADALLRRALARLFREETDPLEVIKWKEIFEYLERATDVCEDVANLVEGIILEGN; translated from the coding sequence ATGTTCGGCCGACTCTTACCCAAGGAACCCAGCTTCTTCTCCTACTTCGAGCAGCACGCCGAGCTCACGCTCCGGGGCGTGCGGGAGTTCCAGGGCCTGGCGACCGAGGGCATCGGGCGCGGCCACAGCCAGCGTATCCTCGAGATCGAGCACCAGGCGGACGGGGTGACGCATCGCTGTATCGAGGCGCTGCATCGCACCTTCATTACGCCGCTCGATCGCGACGACATCCACCAGTTGATCTCGCGGATGGACGACATCCTCGATCACGTCGAGGCCGCCGCCGAGCGCATCACGCTCTACGAGGTACGCGAGCTGATGCCGGAGGTGCGCGACTTCGCCGCGGTGCTGGTGCGGGCCGTCGAGCATGTGCAACGCGCCGTGCGCTCGCTCGGGGACAAGCGGCGGACCAAGGAGGTGCTGGAGATCTGCATCGAGATCAACCGCATCGAGAACGAGGCCGACGCCCTGCTCCGCCGCGCGCTCGCTCGCCTCTTCCGCGAGGAGACGGATCCCCTCGAGGTGATCAAGTGGAAGGAGATCTTCGAGTACCTCGAGCGCGCCACTGACGTCTGCGAGGACGTGGCGAATCTGGTCGAGGGCATCATCCTGGAGGGCAACTGA
- a CDS encoding inorganic phosphate transporter produces the protein MAGLWPIVIATVIMALAFDVINGFHDAANSIATVVSTRVLTPRAAVIWAAFFNFIAMFVFAPHVASTIAKIVVIRPEDPRFVLVVLAGLIGAIVWDLITWWWGLPTSSSHALIGGFAGAGITYGGWQVIRWHKLVETVTFIPLAPVIGMLVGFAIMLAIFWLFRRWRPDRVDRLFRRGQLVSAALYSLGHGGNDAQKTMGIIMALLIAAGFMHPDTELALTNIETLWIILSCHAAMAIGTALGGWRIVRTMGMKITRLKPVGGFCAETAGAFTLFLATHSGIPVSTTHTITGAIIGVGAMTKLSGIRWGVAARIVWAWVLTIPAAALVSSVTMKLFELLHG, from the coding sequence ATGGCCGGGCTGTGGCCGATCGTCATCGCGACGGTGATCATGGCCCTCGCCTTCGACGTGATCAACGGCTTCCACGACGCGGCCAACTCGATCGCCACGGTCGTCTCGACGCGGGTCCTCACGCCGCGCGCTGCGGTGATCTGGGCGGCCTTCTTCAACTTCATCGCGATGTTCGTCTTCGCGCCCCATGTCGCCTCGACGATCGCCAAGATCGTCGTCATCCGACCGGAGGATCCGCGCTTCGTGCTGGTCGTGCTGGCCGGCCTGATCGGCGCCATCGTCTGGGACCTGATCACCTGGTGGTGGGGCCTGCCGACGAGCTCCTCGCATGCGCTGATCGGCGGCTTCGCCGGCGCCGGCATCACCTACGGCGGCTGGCAGGTGATTCGCTGGCATAAGCTGGTCGAGACGGTCACCTTCATTCCGCTGGCGCCGGTGATCGGCATGCTCGTCGGCTTCGCGATCATGCTCGCCATCTTCTGGCTCTTCCGCCGCTGGCGACCCGACCGCGTCGATCGCCTGTTCCGGCGCGGCCAGCTCGTCTCGGCCGCGCTCTATTCGCTCGGCCACGGCGGCAACGACGCGCAGAAGACCATGGGCATCATCATGGCGCTGTTGATCGCGGCGGGCTTCATGCACCCCGACACCGAGCTCGCGCTGACGAATATCGAGACGCTCTGGATCATCCTCTCCTGCCACGCGGCGATGGCCATCGGCACCGCGCTCGGCGGCTGGCGCATCGTGCGCACGATGGGGATGAAGATCACGCGCCTCAAGCCGGTCGGCGGCTTCTGCGCGGAGACGGCGGGCGCCTTCACGCTCTTTCTCGCCACGCACAGCGGCATTCCCGTCTCGACCACGCACACGATCACCGGCGCGATCATCGGCGTCGGCGCGATGACCAAGCTCTCCGGCATCCGCTGGGGCGTGGCCGCGCGCATCGTCTGGGCCTGGGTGCTGACGATCCCCGCCGCGGCCCTGGTGTCCTCGGTGACGATGAAGCTCTTCGAGCTGCTGCACGGCTAG